The following are encoded together in the Corticium candelabrum chromosome 1, ooCorCand1.1, whole genome shotgun sequence genome:
- the LOC134194454 gene encoding dual specificity protein kinase shkB-like isoform X2 encodes MLVRANLDLGGYHARATNNSSASSSGVNGILDVLKSVGVTISLGAALGIYTNFAMARKMESELEMSTAAFVPGAVIPERLISLSIVIASVVIWIKETFIYYKVKNFKQNVQTAFDDFIVNEDKLCEIVKNLLKFLCMPVQAVLDAIPQKLEELEMKLNASDQAEQENVPKYQDLLRTSQNLNGKLLIMTLQCMHHKFTSDEIYWPQPKQPIGSGRFSDVYKVVIREGAETALKVMKDDITQQTVSDIKKEIDCCRKCNHENIVKFYGSVQLSSDPLKTGLLYEWCGYGTLASFLKDVKEEPAYTLKGFPIARRLALDMLSGIRYLHDNGIIHRDMKPENVLITKQRRVRLADIGLAKPIKQVRGTACGTLWYMAPEVFSAKLYTETADIFSFGIIMWELWNKKRVYEVTPQPQLQLFFQLVEEGKLRPGNDEFIGEEIQYGQQHEMSVFKRCQQQHEVGPGISTFQGKEQQQQCSLRPGKAKRWADLSRACWSSCPANRPSADAIYKAINAISATD; translated from the exons ATGCTAGTTCGAGCTAATCTAGACCTAGGTGGTTATCATGCACGTGCAACCAACAACAGCTCAGCATCATCCTCAGGAGTAAACGGAATATTAGATGTTCTGAAGTCTGTGGGAGTAACGATCAGTCTTGGGGCAGCCTTAGGGATTTACACAAACTTTGCAATGGCCCGAAAGATGGAGAGTGAATTGGAGATGTCAACAGCAGCATTTGTTCCTGGTGCAGTAATTCCAGAAAGACTGATAAGTCTGAGCATAGTGATTGCTTCAGTAGTTATCTGGATAAAAGAAActtttatatattataaggTGAAAAATTTtaagcaaaatgtacaaactgCATTTGACGACTTCATCGTAAACGAAGACAAGTTATGTGAAATAGTCAAGAATTTGCTGAAGTTTCTTTGCATGCCTGTGCAAGCTGTATTAGACGCAATACCTCAAAAATTAGAAGAACTTGAAATGAAGTTAAATGCAAGTGACCAGGCAGAACAGGAGAATGTTCCAAAGTATCAAGACTTGCTGCGTACAAGCCAGAATTTAAACGGGAAATTGCTGATAATGACTCTTCAATGCATGCATCACAAATTTACCAGCGATGAAATCTACTGGCCCCAACCAAAACAACCAATAGGTAGTGGAAGGTTTAGTGACGTTTACAAAGTTGTCATTCGTGAAGGAGCTGAAACTGCATTGAAAGTAATGAAAGATGACATTACGCAGCAAACAGTATCTGATATAAAGAAAGAAATTGATTGTTGCAG GAAATGCAACCATGAGAACATTGTCAAGTTTTATGGGTCAGTACAACTTTCATCAGACCCTCTCAAGACAGGATTACTGTACGAATGGTGTGGGTACGGAACTTTAGCTTCTTTTCTTAAAGATGTAAAAGAAGAGCCAGCTTATACACTGAAAGGATTTCCGATTGCTCGAAGACTTGCACTGGATATGCTCAGTGGGATTCGTTATCTACATGACAATGGCATCATTCATCGAGATATGAAACCTGAAAATGTGCTG ATAACAAAGCAGAGAAGAGTGCGTCTCGCAGACATTGGACTGGCCAAGCCAATCAAACAAGTGAGAGGTACAGCATGTGGAACACTATGGTACATGGCACCAGAAGTATTTAGTGCAAAACTGTACACAGAAACAGCAGATATTTTTAGTTTTGGAATTATCATGTGGGAGCTATGGAACAAAAAACGAGTTTATGAAGTCACACCACAACCTCAATTGCAGCTTTTCTTTCAGCTTGTAGAGGAAGGAAAACTTCGTCCAGGTAATGACGAATTTATTGGTGAAGAGATCCAGTATGGACAGCAGCACGAAATGTCTGTTTTCAAGCGCTGCCAGCAACAGCATGAGGTAGGGCCAGGAATTTCTACTTTTCAGGGTAaagagcaacagcagcagtgtAGTCTGCGTCCGGGTAAAGCTAAAAGGTGGGCTGATTTATCAAGAGCCTGCTGGTCATCATGCCCTGCCAATCGGCCATCAGCAGATGCAATTTACAAAGCTATAAATGCTATCTCTGCTACCGATTAG
- the LOC134194454 gene encoding dual serine/threonine and tyrosine protein kinase-like isoform X1 — translation MKGELHLKISYLKNELLSHLKTTQVRESFYTWDISSLPIEQKAAVYAEDVELFLDVKLGQIVEDYQDKGGLQQWAKTTLDQNVIEAEKMLVRANLDLGGYHARATNNSSASSSGVNGILDVLKSVGVTISLGAALGIYTNFAMARKMESELEMSTAAFVPGAVIPERLISLSIVIASVVIWIKETFIYYKVKNFKQNVQTAFDDFIVNEDKLCEIVKNLLKFLCMPVQAVLDAIPQKLEELEMKLNASDQAEQENVPKYQDLLRTSQNLNGKLLIMTLQCMHHKFTSDEIYWPQPKQPIGSGRFSDVYKVVIREGAETALKVMKDDITQQTVSDIKKEIDCCRKCNHENIVKFYGSVQLSSDPLKTGLLYEWCGYGTLASFLKDVKEEPAYTLKGFPIARRLALDMLSGIRYLHDNGIIHRDMKPENVLITKQRRVRLADIGLAKPIKQVRGTACGTLWYMAPEVFSAKLYTETADIFSFGIIMWELWNKKRVYEVTPQPQLQLFFQLVEEGKLRPGNDEFIGEEIQYGQQHEMSVFKRCQQQHEVGPGISTFQGKEQQQQCSLRPGKAKRWADLSRACWSSCPANRPSADAIYKAINAISATD, via the exons ATGAAAGGTGAATTACATTTGAAGATTTCCTATCTTAAAAACGAGCTTTTAAGTCATTTGAAGACTACGCAGGTTCGTGAAAGCTTCTACACTTGGGATATATCATCCTTACCCATTGAACAGAAGGCAGCTGTTTACGCAGAAGACGTAGAGCTATTTCTAGATGTAAAGCTAGGCCAAATTGTAGAGGACTACCAAGACAAAGGCGGACTTCAACAATGGGCAAAAACAACACTAGATCAAAATGTTATAGAAGCAGAAAAGATGCTAGTTCGAGCTAATCTAGACCTAGGTGGTTATCATGCACGTGCAACCAACAACAGCTCAGCATCATCCTCAGGAGTAAACGGAATATTAGATGTTCTGAAGTCTGTGGGAGTAACGATCAGTCTTGGGGCAGCCTTAGGGATTTACACAAACTTTGCAATGGCCCGAAAGATGGAGAGTGAATTGGAGATGTCAACAGCAGCATTTGTTCCTGGTGCAGTAATTCCAGAAAGACTGATAAGTCTGAGCATAGTGATTGCTTCAGTAGTTATCTGGATAAAAGAAActtttatatattataaggTGAAAAATTTtaagcaaaatgtacaaactgCATTTGACGACTTCATCGTAAACGAAGACAAGTTATGTGAAATAGTCAAGAATTTGCTGAAGTTTCTTTGCATGCCTGTGCAAGCTGTATTAGACGCAATACCTCAAAAATTAGAAGAACTTGAAATGAAGTTAAATGCAAGTGACCAGGCAGAACAGGAGAATGTTCCAAAGTATCAAGACTTGCTGCGTACAAGCCAGAATTTAAACGGGAAATTGCTGATAATGACTCTTCAATGCATGCATCACAAATTTACCAGCGATGAAATCTACTGGCCCCAACCAAAACAACCAATAGGTAGTGGAAGGTTTAGTGACGTTTACAAAGTTGTCATTCGTGAAGGAGCTGAAACTGCATTGAAAGTAATGAAAGATGACATTACGCAGCAAACAGTATCTGATATAAAGAAAGAAATTGATTGTTGCAG GAAATGCAACCATGAGAACATTGTCAAGTTTTATGGGTCAGTACAACTTTCATCAGACCCTCTCAAGACAGGATTACTGTACGAATGGTGTGGGTACGGAACTTTAGCTTCTTTTCTTAAAGATGTAAAAGAAGAGCCAGCTTATACACTGAAAGGATTTCCGATTGCTCGAAGACTTGCACTGGATATGCTCAGTGGGATTCGTTATCTACATGACAATGGCATCATTCATCGAGATATGAAACCTGAAAATGTGCTG ATAACAAAGCAGAGAAGAGTGCGTCTCGCAGACATTGGACTGGCCAAGCCAATCAAACAAGTGAGAGGTACAGCATGTGGAACACTATGGTACATGGCACCAGAAGTATTTAGTGCAAAACTGTACACAGAAACAGCAGATATTTTTAGTTTTGGAATTATCATGTGGGAGCTATGGAACAAAAAACGAGTTTATGAAGTCACACCACAACCTCAATTGCAGCTTTTCTTTCAGCTTGTAGAGGAAGGAAAACTTCGTCCAGGTAATGACGAATTTATTGGTGAAGAGATCCAGTATGGACAGCAGCACGAAATGTCTGTTTTCAAGCGCTGCCAGCAACAGCATGAGGTAGGGCCAGGAATTTCTACTTTTCAGGGTAaagagcaacagcagcagtgtAGTCTGCGTCCGGGTAAAGCTAAAAGGTGGGCTGATTTATCAAGAGCCTGCTGGTCATCATGCCCTGCCAATCGGCCATCAGCAGATGCAATTTACAAAGCTATAAATGCTATCTCTGCTACCGATTAG